A single genomic interval of Chitinophaga sp. 180180018-3 harbors:
- a CDS encoding DUF3810 domain-containing protein, translating into METKIRIRKKIVRIVLTLTAILLLKGIFAWSNHFSDFYFHRWYKWSSLAFRQVTGIVPFSIGDVIYTAWVIGGIVFLLKLCYKLIKLAWEDIGWQLLRGVHFLLKAYLAFLVLWGMNYERDSLPRDTGLVTGPYDTRQLYQLSDTLLQLVNREKANTGDTINALAPGGDSRLLFDGAISAYANAARTWPALKYRGSSVKPSLFGKWLNYMGTTGYLNPFTNEAQVNITVPAVLQPFIVCHEIGHQLGYAPEEEANFVGYLAAISSMDSRFRYAANFDMFQYSVRQLARRDTVLAHEIWNRAVPGVRADYKAIIDFYIPYTGKIDDYFTMLYDHYLKANNQEKGIRSYSEVVTWMISYFRIR; encoded by the coding sequence ATGGAGACAAAAATCCGGATTAGAAAGAAAATTGTCCGTATTGTACTAACACTTACGGCTATACTATTGTTAAAAGGAATATTCGCCTGGAGTAACCACTTTAGCGATTTCTACTTCCATAGGTGGTATAAGTGGAGTAGTTTGGCGTTCAGACAAGTAACAGGTATAGTACCATTCAGCATTGGCGATGTAATATATACAGCCTGGGTAATTGGTGGAATAGTTTTTTTGTTAAAACTATGTTATAAACTGATTAAGTTGGCATGGGAAGACATCGGATGGCAGCTTCTCCGCGGGGTACACTTCCTGTTGAAAGCCTACCTCGCCTTCCTCGTTCTCTGGGGAATGAACTACGAACGTGATTCGCTGCCCCGCGATACCGGACTGGTAACCGGTCCGTACGATACCCGGCAGCTCTATCAACTGTCGGATACCCTGCTGCAACTCGTAAACCGTGAGAAAGCCAATACCGGCGATACTATAAACGCCCTGGCCCCCGGTGGCGACAGTCGCCTCCTGTTCGACGGCGCCATCAGTGCCTATGCCAATGCAGCCCGCACCTGGCCTGCCCTGAAATACCGCGGCAGCAGTGTAAAACCTTCTCTCTTCGGTAAATGGCTCAACTATATGGGCACCACCGGTTACCTGAATCCCTTCACCAACGAAGCGCAGGTGAATATAACGGTACCGGCTGTACTACAACCGTTCATCGTATGCCATGAGATCGGGCACCAGCTTGGGTATGCCCCCGAAGAAGAAGCTAATTTTGTAGGATACCTGGCGGCTATCAGTAGTATGGATAGCCGTTTCCGTTATGCCGCCAATTTCGATATGTTCCAGTACAGTGTCAGACAACTGGCCCGGAGAGACACCGTTCTTGCCCATGAAATCTGGAACCGGGCCGTACCCGGTGTCAGGGCTGATTATAAGGCCATCATTGATTTCTATATACCCTACACCGGAAAAATAGATGACTACTTCACCATGTTGTATGATCACTACCTTAAAGCTAATAACCAGGAAAAAGGTATCCGGAGCTACAGCGAAGTAGTTACCTGGATGATCAGTTATTTCAGGATACGATAG
- a CDS encoding fructosamine kinase family protein, whose protein sequence is MIDELLQQQLSAALSEQLKVKIHINDAKNVHGGDINETFRIGTNEGYFFIKLNDAVRYPEMFAQEFAGLRELRAAQALTVPRPLAVGQVGGTAYLLEEFLIKGQASADFWEDFAVSLAKQHRVTRAHFGNPVFNYIGSLKQFNTPYSSWPVFYAFNRLLPLIRMAYDQKIVEKQLVQQVESLCRKLPQLFPAEPPALLHGDLWSGNFMVGSNGKACVFDPAVYYGHREMDLAMTRLFGGFDTKFYYAYQAAYPLAPGWQQRIGICQLYPLLVHLILFGGNYYSSIKEIVNSY, encoded by the coding sequence ATGATAGATGAATTGCTACAACAACAACTGAGTGCAGCGCTTTCCGAACAATTGAAAGTAAAAATACATATAAATGATGCAAAAAATGTGCACGGAGGTGATATTAACGAAACTTTTCGTATAGGCACTAACGAGGGTTATTTTTTCATCAAGTTAAATGATGCAGTACGTTATCCTGAGATGTTTGCGCAGGAGTTTGCAGGATTGCGGGAGCTGCGGGCCGCACAGGCGCTGACAGTACCGCGGCCGTTGGCCGTGGGGCAGGTTGGTGGCACTGCTTATCTGCTGGAAGAGTTTCTGATAAAGGGTCAGGCATCCGCCGATTTCTGGGAGGACTTTGCAGTTTCGCTGGCGAAGCAGCATCGTGTAACGCGGGCGCATTTCGGGAATCCGGTGTTCAATTACATCGGGAGTTTAAAGCAATTCAACACACCTTATAGCAGCTGGCCGGTATTTTATGCATTTAACCGGTTACTGCCGCTTATCCGGATGGCATATGATCAAAAGATAGTAGAAAAGCAACTGGTGCAGCAGGTGGAATCCTTATGCAGGAAGCTGCCACAATTATTCCCGGCAGAACCGCCGGCATTACTGCATGGAGATCTGTGGTCGGGGAATTTCATGGTAGGCAGTAATGGCAAGGCCTGTGTATTTGATCCTGCCGTTTATTATGGCCATCGGGAGATGGACCTGGCGATGACCAGGCTTTTCGGCGGATTTGACACAAAGTTCTACTATGCTTACCAGGCTGCCTACCCGCTGGCGCCAGGCTGGCAACAGCGGATAGGTATCTGCCAGCTATACCCGCTACTGGTACATTTAATACTGTTTGGGGGGAATTACTACAGTAGTATTAAGGAAATCGTGAATAGCTACTAG